A single genomic interval of Malania oleifera isolate guangnan ecotype guangnan chromosome 13, ASM2987363v1, whole genome shotgun sequence harbors:
- the LOC131146578 gene encoding dehydration-responsive element-binding protein 1A-like, producing MDIFSYLSDGHQYGSPEASSASDSGGSRAVNFSDEEVMLASSHPKKRAGRKKFQETRHPVYRGVRRRNSGKWVCEVREPNKKSRIWLGTFPTAEMAGRAHDVAAMALRGRRGACLNFADSAWRLPELPASADAKDIQRAAAEAAEAFRPSESEGVSGDDAKAGAASTAAAVARTAYVDDEAVFGMPGLLANMAEGMLLSPPRCETDGGHSGYDVEADGDVSLWSYSI from the coding sequence ATGGATATTTTCTCTTATTTGTCCGACGGTCACCAGTATGGGTCCCCGGAGGCCTCTTCGGCGTCCGACAGCGGCGGAAGTCGGGCGGTCAACTTCTCAGACGAGGAGGTGATGCTGGCGTCGAGCCACCCCAAGAAGCGTGCGGGGCGGAAGAAGTTCCAGGAGACTCGCCACCCGGTGTACCGCGGCGTGCGGCGGCGGAACTCCGGCAAGTGGGTGTGCGAAGTGCGGGAGCCCAACAAGAAGTCCAGGATTTGGCTCGGGACGTTCCCGACGGCGGAGATGGCGGGGCGTGCCCACGACGTGGCGGCGATGGCCCTCAGGGGCCGCCGTGGGGCGTGCCTCAATTTCGCCGACTCTGCGTGGCGACTGCCGGAGCTCCCGGCCTCGGCGGACGCGAAGGACATCCAGAGAGCGGCGGCGGAAGCGGCGGAGGCTTTTCGGCCGTCGGAGTCAGAAGGGGTTTCTGGCGACGACGCAAAGGCGGGTGCCGCGTCGACGGCTGCAGCGGTGGCGAGGACGGCGTATGTGGATGATGAGGCAGTGTTCGGCATGCCGGGGTTGCTTGCCAACATGGCAGAAGGAATGTTACTGTCGCCGCCTCGCTGTGAGACAGATGGCGGGCATAGTGGGTATGACGTGGAAGCTGACGGGGACGTGTCCTTGTGGAGCTATTCAATATAA